A genomic segment from Flavobacterium litorale encodes:
- a CDS encoding OmpA/MotB family protein, translating to MVLKRISAGLLALALTTSCVSSKVYKDLEDKYADLKKENRSLSDENAALAKEKNKLDLQGKDLQSQLDKTKAERDKLAADYAAAQSNLNTLKSSYDALEKNSSAALDSNMKKNRELLAQLEAKEKALAAEQDRLNKLKSDLQDRSQRVDELESMIANQEASLKQLKETLSRALNSFEGKGLTVEQKNGKVYVSMENKLLFGSGSWKVGTEGRRAVNEVAKVLADNPDIAVLIEGHTDNVPYNGNGQISDNWDLSTKRATAIVSIIKENNGVDPKNLTAAGRGEYAPVASNETAEGKSKNRRIEIILTPKLDEISKMLNEI from the coding sequence ATGGTACTAAAACGAATTTCTGCTGGATTACTGGCATTAGCACTCACCACCTCGTGTGTGTCATCTAAAGTATATAAAGATCTTGAGGATAAGTATGCGGACTTGAAAAAGGAAAACAGATCGTTATCTGATGAAAATGCTGCTTTGGCAAAAGAAAAAAACAAGTTGGACTTACAGGGTAAAGACCTACAGTCGCAGCTAGATAAAACAAAAGCAGAGCGGGATAAATTGGCTGCCGATTATGCTGCTGCACAATCCAACCTAAATACACTAAAATCGTCGTACGATGCGCTAGAGAAAAACAGTAGTGCTGCATTGGATAGCAACATGAAAAAAAACCGTGAGCTATTGGCACAACTGGAAGCAAAAGAGAAAGCACTAGCGGCCGAACAAGACCGCCTAAATAAACTAAAAAGTGACCTGCAAGACCGCTCGCAACGTGTAGACGAATTGGAGAGTATGATTGCTAACCAAGAAGCTAGCCTAAAACAACTAAAAGAAACACTATCCAGAGCGTTAAATAGTTTTGAGGGTAAAGGACTTACTGTAGAGCAAAAAAACGGGAAAGTATACGTAAGTATGGAAAACAAGCTCCTGTTTGGTTCGGGTAGCTGGAAAGTAGGTACCGAAGGACGCAGAGCGGTAAACGAAGTAGCTAAAGTACTGGCAGACAACCCTGATATTGCTGTACTTATTGAAGGGCATACGGATAATGTGCCTTACAATGGCAACGGACAAATATCGGACAACTGGGACTTATCTACCAAACGTGCTACGGCTATTGTAAGCATTATTAAAGAAAATAATGGCGTAGACCCTAAAAACCTTACCGCTGCTGGGCGTGGCGAATATGCACCAGTTGCAAGCAACGAAACTGCCGAAGGAAAATCGAAAAACAGACGTATCGAAATTATCCTAACGCCAAAATTGGATGAAATTTCTAAAATGCTTAACGAGATATAA
- a CDS encoding exodeoxyribonuclease III: protein MKIISYNVNGIRAAFKKGFLDWLAQSNPDIICLQETKASKDQIDTEAIEAAGYPYHYWFSAEKKGYSGVAILSKHKPKHVEYGTGIAYMDAEGRNIRLDFESFSIMSLYLPSGTNIARLEHKFQYMDDFYDYINTLKQEIPHLIICGDYNICHEAIDIHDPVRNKKVSGFLPEEREWLDKFINNGFIDSFRHFNKEPHHYSWWSYRANARNNNKGWRIDYAMATEPMRNRLTRGVILPEAKHSDHCPIVIEFE, encoded by the coding sequence ATGAAAATTATTTCTTATAACGTAAACGGCATACGCGCTGCATTTAAAAAGGGTTTTTTAGATTGGTTAGCGCAATCCAACCCCGATATTATATGCCTACAAGAAACAAAGGCAAGTAAAGACCAAATAGATACCGAAGCTATAGAAGCCGCAGGATACCCTTACCACTACTGGTTTTCGGCAGAAAAAAAGGGTTACAGCGGTGTAGCCATACTATCTAAACACAAACCCAAACACGTGGAATATGGTACTGGCATTGCCTATATGGATGCCGAAGGGCGTAACATTAGGCTGGATTTTGAGTCGTTCTCCATAATGAGTTTATACCTACCATCAGGAACAAATATTGCACGATTAGAGCATAAGTTCCAATATATGGACGATTTTTACGATTATATAAATACCCTAAAGCAGGAAATACCCCATTTAATAATTTGTGGCGACTATAATATTTGCCATGAGGCGATAGATATACACGACCCTGTACGCAACAAAAAAGTATCGGGCTTTTTACCTGAGGAGCGCGAATGGTTGGATAAATTTATTAACAACGGATTTATAGATAGTTTTAGGCATTTTAATAAAGAGCCACACCATTACAGTTGGTGGAGTTACCGCGCCAATGCGCGTAACAATAACAAGGGCTGGCGTATTGATTATGCTATGGCAACCGAACCTATGCGCAACAGGCTTACAAGAGGGGTAATACTGCCCGAGGCAAAACACAGCGACCACTGCCCTATAGTAATTGAATTTGAATAG
- a CDS encoding GNAT family N-acyltransferase yields the protein MSLVTAKEVAKAIKTDKYGFLGTFSGWLLMKVLKISTMNKIYDRHKHLSDVEFLNALLNEFQIKFEIPEEDLKRLPKDGAYITVSNHPLGGLDGVLLLKLMLEQRPDFKIIANFLLHRIAPMKSYIMPVNPFEGHKDAKSSVSGIKDALRHLSENKPLGIFPAGEVSTYRDDKLVVDKPWEEGAIKLIKKANVPVVPIYFHAKNSKLFYFLSKLSDTLRTAKLPSELLTQKDRVIKVRIGKPISVSEQNEHEGLEAYSEFLRRKTYMLANPYEKDSKLIDTTNLNIKRQKEKSPKQIAMPANHDKILAEVDELRENDYRLLQSKNYEVFFVSADKIPNILHEIGRLREITFRAVGEGTNESLDLDLYDKYYHHMFLWDDATKQIAGAYRMGLGSEIYKKHGVDGFYLHDLFRFEPELYDMLSKSIEMGRAFIINEYQQKPMPLFLLWKGIVHTTLRYPEHKFLIGGVSISNQFSDFSKSLMIEFMKSHYYDPYIAQYVHPKKEYKVKLKDADKDFVFNETESDLNKFDKIIEEVEPGNLRLPVLIKKYIKQNAKVIAFNVDPLFNNSVDGLMYIRIADLPESTVKPVMEELQAELEQKLIEKGEH from the coding sequence ATGAGTTTAGTTACCGCTAAAGAAGTTGCAAAAGCAATAAAAACTGATAAGTATGGTTTTTTAGGGACTTTTTCAGGCTGGTTACTGATGAAGGTTTTAAAGATTTCTACAATGAACAAGATATACGATAGGCACAAACACCTATCGGACGTAGAATTCTTAAATGCGCTATTAAACGAGTTCCAGATAAAATTTGAAATTCCCGAAGAAGATTTAAAACGCCTTCCAAAAGATGGCGCTTACATAACGGTATCTAACCACCCATTAGGAGGATTAGATGGTGTACTGCTATTAAAATTAATGCTGGAGCAGCGTCCTGATTTTAAAATTATTGCTAACTTTTTATTACATCGTATAGCACCGATGAAGTCCTATATTATGCCCGTTAACCCTTTTGAGGGGCATAAAGATGCAAAATCGAGTGTTTCGGGCATTAAGGATGCCTTACGCCATTTAAGCGAAAATAAACCATTGGGTATTTTTCCCGCAGGCGAAGTATCTACCTATAGGGATGATAAGTTGGTTGTAGATAAGCCTTGGGAAGAAGGTGCAATTAAACTCATAAAAAAAGCAAATGTTCCTGTAGTACCTATTTATTTTCATGCCAAAAACAGTAAACTATTTTACTTTCTTTCTAAACTGAGCGATACCTTGCGCACCGCAAAATTACCATCAGAACTGCTTACGCAAAAAGACAGGGTAATAAAGGTACGCATTGGGAAACCCATATCGGTAAGCGAACAAAACGAGCACGAAGGGCTTGAAGCGTACTCTGAATTTTTAAGGCGTAAAACCTACATGCTTGCCAACCCTTATGAGAAAGATAGTAAGTTAATTGATACGACTAATTTAAATATAAAGCGCCAAAAGGAAAAAAGCCCAAAGCAAATTGCTATGCCCGCTAACCACGATAAAATATTGGCAGAGGTAGATGAATTGCGCGAAAACGATTATCGTTTACTGCAAAGTAAAAATTATGAGGTGTTTTTTGTTTCGGCAGATAAAATACCCAACATACTACACGAAATAGGACGCTTACGCGAGATAACCTTTAGAGCGGTAGGCGAGGGAACGAACGAATCGTTAGATTTAGACTTGTATGATAAGTACTACCACCATATGTTTTTATGGGACGATGCTACCAAGCAAATTGCAGGAGCGTATCGTATGGGGTTGGGCAGCGAAATTTATAAAAAACATGGTGTAGATGGTTTTTACCTGCACGACCTTTTTAGGTTTGAACCTGAGTTGTACGATATGCTCTCAAAATCTATTGAGATGGGGCGTGCTTTTATAATAAACGAGTACCAGCAAAAACCAATGCCGCTATTTTTATTATGGAAAGGTATTGTACACACTACACTCCGTTACCCTGAACATAAATTCCTGATAGGAGGCGTGAGTATAAGCAACCAGTTCTCTGATTTTTCAAAATCGTTGATGATTGAGTTTATGAAATCGCATTATTACGACCCTTACATTGCACAGTACGTGCATCCTAAAAAGGAATATAAAGTAAAACTAAAAGATGCCGACAAGGACTTTGTGTTTAACGAAACAGAGTCTGACCTAAATAAGTTTGACAAAATAATTGAGGAGGTAGAGCCTGGAAACTTACGCCTGCCTGTACTTATAAAGAAGTATATTAAACAAAACGCAAAGGTTATAGCTTTTAATGTTGACCCTTTATTTAACAATTCTGTAGATGGGTTAATGTACATTCGTATTGCCGATTTGCCCGAAAGCACCGTAAAACCTGTTATGGAAGAGCTGCAAGCCGAATTAGAGCAGAAGCTTATTGAAAAAGGAGAGCATTAA
- a CDS encoding DUF805 domain-containing protein — translation MIEWYLKVVRDNYANFKGRARRSEYWYFVLFNIIVGIVLGIIDTYLLNMEDFSPLANIYNLVILIPSIAVSVRRLHDVGKSGWYYLLILLPIIGWIWLLVLFVTDGDNGPNEYGEDPKADYSEFNDIGNNTNV, via the coding sequence ATGATTGAATGGTATTTAAAAGTAGTTCGAGACAACTACGCAAACTTTAAGGGCAGAGCCCGCAGAAGTGAATACTGGTATTTTGTACTTTTTAACATTATAGTAGGTATTGTGCTGGGTATTATAGATACTTATTTGCTAAATATGGAAGATTTCAGTCCTTTAGCAAATATTTATAATCTTGTTATCCTTATTCCTAGTATCGCTGTATCCGTAAGAAGGCTACATGATGTAGGTAAAAGTGGATGGTATTATCTATTAATACTTTTACCGATTATAGGATGGATATGGCTTCTCGTACTTTTTGTAACTGATGGAGACAACGGTCCTAATGAATATGGAGAAGACCCTAAAGCTGATTATTCTGAATTTAATGATATTGGTAATAACACCAACGTATAA
- a CDS encoding VOC family protein yields MVNKIKAIYFEEEKPTAAEKHVTGIGGVFFKSKDPKILRDWYKKHLGLATDDYGWSFWWHDKEGNAAMTQWSPFANDTKYFEPSEKQFMQNFRVNNLDTLLEKLKAAGVTVVGKPESYDYGKFGWILDCEGNKIELWEPIDKAFL; encoded by the coding sequence ATTGTAAATAAAATAAAAGCGATTTACTTTGAAGAAGAAAAACCAACAGCAGCAGAAAAACACGTAACGGGTATAGGTGGCGTATTCTTTAAATCGAAAGACCCAAAAATACTCAGAGATTGGTATAAAAAACATTTAGGTTTGGCTACGGACGATTACGGATGGTCGTTTTGGTGGCACGATAAAGAGGGCAACGCTGCCATGACACAATGGTCGCCTTTTGCTAATGATACGAAGTATTTTGAACCTTCGGAAAAGCAGTTCATGCAAAACTTTAGAGTAAATAATCTTGATACCTTACTCGAAAAATTAAAAGCAGCAGGCGTAACTGTTGTAGGCAAGCCAGAAAGCTACGATTATGGTAAATTTGGTTGGATTTTAGACTGCGAGGGCAATAAAATAGAACTTTGGGAACCCATAGATAAGGCGTTTTTATAG
- the mgtE gene encoding magnesium transporter: MEFKIDRDLISQIEQYVAENREKELQNLLEDVHYADIAEIMDELNSSEAIYIFHILDSEKTAEILLELDEEVREKILKELSPKEIAVELDELSTDDAADVIGELPQDKKEEVISEILDVEHAKDIVDLLRYDEDTAGGLMGKELVKVNENWNVLTCVKEMREQAVNVQRVHSIYVVDDENRLKGRLSLKDLLTTSTKTPISEVYISKVDFVKVNTPDVEVARIMQRYDLEAIPVVDELGRLVGRITIDDIVDVIKEEADKDYQLAAGISQDVEADDSIIELTRARLPWLVLALLGGFVTVKVMGLFDGAMKEHGELFFFTPLIAAMAGNVGVQSSAIIVQGLANNTLSGSLWQRLIKEVSLSLLNSTILAIILIIGGHFLLGVSYDVGLTISISLISVIVIASLIGTFVPILLNKGGIDPALATGPFITTSNDICGILIYFSIAKVVLGF; encoded by the coding sequence ATGGAGTTTAAGATTGATAGGGATTTAATTAGCCAAATTGAGCAATACGTAGCCGAAAACCGCGAGAAGGAACTGCAAAACCTACTCGAGGACGTTCACTATGCCGATATTGCAGAGATTATGGATGAGCTAAACAGTTCCGAAGCAATCTATATATTCCACATCCTCGATAGTGAAAAAACAGCCGAAATACTGCTGGAGCTTGATGAGGAAGTACGAGAAAAAATCTTAAAAGAATTATCGCCAAAAGAAATTGCGGTAGAGCTGGATGAACTTAGTACCGATGATGCTGCCGATGTTATTGGCGAACTCCCACAGGATAAAAAAGAGGAAGTAATATCGGAGATACTGGACGTTGAGCACGCCAAAGATATTGTAGATTTACTACGTTACGACGAAGATACTGCAGGGGGATTAATGGGTAAGGAACTCGTAAAAGTAAACGAGAACTGGAATGTGCTTACCTGCGTAAAAGAGATGCGCGAACAAGCTGTAAACGTGCAACGTGTACACTCTATTTACGTGGTTGACGATGAAAACAGGCTAAAAGGTAGGCTTTCGTTAAAAGATTTACTTACAACATCTACAAAAACACCTATTAGCGAGGTGTACATCTCTAAAGTAGATTTTGTAAAGGTAAATACTCCTGATGTAGAGGTAGCCCGTATAATGCAACGTTATGACCTTGAAGCTATACCTGTTGTAGACGAATTGGGCAGACTGGTAGGGCGCATTACCATTGACGATATTGTAGATGTAATTAAAGAAGAAGCCGATAAAGATTACCAATTGGCAGCAGGTATCTCGCAAGATGTAGAGGCGGATGATAGTATTATTGAGCTTACACGAGCGCGTTTGCCTTGGCTGGTGCTCGCACTACTAGGTGGTTTTGTTACTGTAAAAGTAATGGGGCTGTTTGATGGTGCTATGAAAGAACATGGCGAACTCTTCTTTTTTACACCACTTATTGCTGCAATGGCAGGTAACGTAGGCGTACAATCCTCGGCAATAATAGTACAAGGTTTAGCCAACAATACCCTAAGTGGTTCGCTATGGCAACGACTCATAAAAGAAGTCTCGCTTAGTCTGCTCAACAGTACCATACTAGCCATAATATTAATAATAGGCGGTCATTTTTTGCTGGGCGTAAGCTACGATGTTGGGCTTACCATAAGCATCTCATTAATATCGGTAATTGTAATTGCATCCCTAATCGGTACATTTGTACCCATATTACTCAACAAAGGAGGCATTGACCCTGCCTTAGCTACAGGACCCTTTATTACCACCAGTAACGATATTTGTGGAATATTAATTTACTTTTCGATAGCAAAAGTTGTACTTGGGTTTTAG
- the rsmA gene encoding 16S rRNA (adenine(1518)-N(6)/adenine(1519)-N(6))-dimethyltransferase RsmA yields MDKVKAKKHLGQHFLTDESIAKDIADALSLKGYDKVLEIGPGMGVLTKYLLEKPVETYVIEIDKESVAYLSAHYLKLSGRIISEDFLHYNLNTVFGDAPLAIVGNFPYNISSQIVFRTLAMRDKIPEFAGMFQKEVAERICEKKGSKTYGILSVLTQAFYNAEYLFTVPEHVFNPPPKVKSGVLRLIRKENYQLPCNEKLFFAVVKAAFNQRRKTLRNSLKTYNLSDSLKEDSIFDLRPEQLSTEDFITLTQKIAADGV; encoded by the coding sequence ATGGATAAAGTAAAAGCCAAAAAACACTTAGGGCAGCATTTTCTTACGGACGAAAGTATTGCAAAGGATATTGCCGATGCCCTGAGCCTAAAAGGATACGATAAAGTGCTCGAAATAGGTCCGGGTATGGGGGTACTAACCAAATACCTACTGGAAAAACCTGTTGAAACCTATGTTATCGAAATTGATAAAGAGTCGGTAGCATACCTTTCGGCACACTACCTAAAACTGAGTGGTAGGATTATATCTGAAGATTTTTTACACTACAACCTCAACACTGTTTTTGGCGATGCACCACTGGCAATAGTGGGTAACTTTCCGTACAACATATCATCGCAAATTGTATTTCGTACGCTGGCCATGCGCGACAAGATACCCGAATTTGCAGGCATGTTCCAAAAAGAGGTAGCCGAACGCATTTGCGAGAAAAAAGGGAGTAAAACGTATGGTATACTATCGGTGCTAACACAAGCCTTTTATAACGCCGAGTATTTATTTACCGTACCTGAGCACGTGTTTAACCCACCACCAAAAGTAAAATCGGGGGTATTACGCCTTATCCGTAAGGAGAATTATCAGCTACCTTGTAACGAAAAACTATTTTTTGCAGTAGTAAAAGCAGCATTCAACCAACGCAGGAAAACATTACGTAACAGTTTAAAAACGTACAACCTTTCTGATAGTTTAAAGGAAGATAGTATCTTTGACCTGCGACCTGAACAACTTTCTACAGAAGATTTTATAACATTAACCCAAAAAATAGCTGCCGATGGAGTTTAA
- a CDS encoding DUF4286 family protein translates to MIIYNVTINIDDTVHNQWVQWMTEKHIPEMLQLGKFTAAKMVKVLIEEEMGGTTYSVQYTTESMDMLQRYYNEDAPKMREEGLKLFADKMVAFRTELEVVKEFQPA, encoded by the coding sequence ATGATTATTTACAACGTAACCATAAATATAGACGATACGGTACACAACCAATGGGTACAATGGATGACCGAAAAACACATACCCGAGATGCTGCAACTGGGCAAATTTACTGCTGCCAAAATGGTTAAAGTACTTATTGAAGAGGAAATGGGCGGTACTACCTACTCGGTGCAATACACTACCGAAAGTATGGATATGCTACAACGCTACTACAACGAAGATGCCCCAAAAATGCGCGAAGAAGGTTTAAAACTATTTGCCGACAAAATGGTAGCTTTCCGTACCGAACTGGAGGTAGTTAAAGAGTTTCAGCCAGCATAA
- a CDS encoding tetratricopeptide repeat protein gives MKKIIIYILSLLPALIYAQNQQLANNYFEKGEFEKALVIYEQLAQKQPTNTFIVQRMVATYQQLEQYNEAEQLLQKKLKRIKRPVLLVELGYNHQLQNDTLQARNYYTQALDAIAENPGYVYSVANTFEKKVLPKEALQAYEKAMSINENMNFDYQMALLQGQLGNMELMIDNLLNYAYKNQQNLPIVQNQLSRFMNEESPETFNNALRKTLLIKTQKTQDIFWNHFLSWFFVQQRDYRKAFMQERAIYKREPTSFNNIVALARLAIEEDETETARDILNFILENTEDPNLQMQAHTYLLKMDIAVAPKKEYTAIKKRIDDLLAQFGVSPYSLDLQLLKADFDAFYLQTPNEGIATLNNALKLQLNKYQVANVKMKLSDILLLEEKFNQAIIYYAQIEEDLKNDAVGHQASLKVAKSTYFKGDFEWAQKQLKVLKSSSSQLIANDALELFLLITDNTVEDSTQTALKKFARADFKLYQNKKTEALDAFKAIIATDKTESIQDITLLRIGNIYQTQGKYTLALEHYKQIIDNYADGVYIDEALFFSAEIYSKKLNDTEKAKALYEKVLFEHQDSIYFVEARKQFRKLRGDTAS, from the coding sequence ATGAAGAAAATAATCATTTATATATTATCGCTACTTCCAGCCTTGATTTATGCACAAAACCAGCAACTGGCAAACAACTACTTTGAAAAAGGCGAGTTTGAAAAAGCGTTGGTTATTTACGAGCAGTTAGCCCAAAAGCAACCTACCAATACATTTATTGTACAACGCATGGTAGCCACCTACCAACAACTTGAGCAATACAACGAAGCAGAACAGTTACTCCAAAAAAAACTAAAGCGCATTAAACGCCCTGTATTGTTGGTAGAGTTGGGTTACAACCACCAATTGCAAAACGATACCCTACAGGCACGCAATTACTACACCCAAGCGTTGGATGCGATAGCCGAAAATCCAGGCTACGTATACAGTGTAGCCAATACTTTTGAGAAAAAAGTACTCCCTAAAGAAGCATTGCAAGCCTACGAAAAGGCAATGAGCATAAATGAGAATATGAATTTTGATTACCAAATGGCATTGCTACAAGGGCAGTTAGGTAATATGGAGTTAATGATTGATAACCTATTGAACTATGCTTATAAAAACCAGCAAAATTTACCCATAGTACAAAATCAGCTTTCGCGGTTCATGAATGAGGAGTCGCCCGAAACGTTTAATAACGCCCTACGGAAAACCTTACTCATAAAAACACAAAAAACACAAGATATTTTCTGGAATCACTTCCTTAGTTGGTTTTTTGTACAACAGCGCGATTATCGTAAAGCCTTTATGCAGGAGCGCGCCATTTACAAACGAGAGCCTACAAGCTTTAACAATATTGTGGCACTAGCAAGGCTCGCCATTGAAGAAGACGAAACCGAAACAGCACGCGATATTCTGAACTTTATACTTGAAAATACAGAAGACCCAAACTTGCAAATGCAGGCACACACCTATTTGCTTAAAATGGATATTGCCGTAGCTCCAAAAAAGGAATATACCGCTATTAAAAAACGAATAGACGATTTACTGGCACAATTCGGCGTAAGCCCCTACTCGTTAGACCTACAATTGCTAAAGGCTGATTTTGATGCTTTTTACCTGCAAACACCTAACGAGGGGATTGCCACACTTAATAATGCCTTAAAGCTGCAACTTAACAAATACCAAGTTGCTAACGTAAAAATGAAACTGTCGGACATACTCCTGTTAGAAGAAAAATTCAATCAGGCAATTATTTACTACGCACAAATTGAAGAAGATTTAAAAAACGATGCCGTAGGGCATCAGGCAAGTTTAAAAGTAGCTAAAAGCACCTACTTTAAAGGCGATTTTGAGTGGGCGCAAAAACAACTCAAAGTATTAAAATCGTCGTCATCGCAACTTATTGCTAACGATGCTTTGGAGTTGTTTTTACTGATTACAGACAATACGGTAGAGGATAGTACCCAAACCGCGCTTAAAAAGTTTGCCCGTGCTGATTTTAAGCTATATCAGAATAAAAAAACAGAAGCTTTAGACGCATTTAAAGCTATTATCGCCACCGATAAAACCGAAAGCATACAAGATATTACGCTACTACGCATTGGTAACATTTACCAAACACAAGGCAAATACACCCTTGCACTAGAGCACTATAAACAAATAATAGACAACTATGCCGATGGTGTTTACATTGACGAGGCTCTGTTTTTCTCGGCAGAGATTTATAGCAAAAAATTAAACGATACCGAAAAGGCAAAAGCATTGTACGAAAAAGTACTCTTTGAACATCAGGATAGTATTTACTTTGTAGAAGCCCGAAAACAGTTTCGAAAACTACGTGGCGATACGGCGAGTTAA
- the serS gene encoding serine--tRNA ligase, giving the protein MLQTAFIRENRDHVIQALGKRHFDAEALVDEVIALDEKRRSTQVALDTVLSESNKLSKDIGALMKAGEKAKATLIREKTAQYKEKSKELTEVLNTVSEELTQALYKLPNVPADSVPAGKSEEDNEEIARSGDIPELHGEAMPHWELAKKYDIIDFELGNKVTGAGFPVYKGKGARLQRALINYFLDKNTEAGYNEVQVPHLVNEASGYGTGQLPDKEGQMYHVGVDDLYLIPTAEVPVTNMFRDVIVEEKELPVQCTAYTPCFRREAGSYGAHVRGLNRLHQFDKVEIVRVEKPENSYAALDGMVDHIKMLLKELGLPYRVLRLCGGDMGFTAALTYDFEVFSTAQDRWLEISSVSNFETFQANRLKLRYRDKEGKNQLAHTLNGSSLALPRVLAGLLENYQTPEGIVIPEVLRPYTGFDMIN; this is encoded by the coding sequence ATGTTACAGACAGCATTTATTAGAGAAAACAGAGACCACGTAATACAAGCGCTGGGCAAACGTCATTTTGATGCCGAAGCACTTGTGGATGAAGTTATTGCACTTGACGAAAAAAGAAGAAGTACGCAAGTAGCTTTAGATACTGTTTTATCGGAATCCAATAAACTGTCTAAAGATATTGGTGCACTAATGAAGGCGGGCGAGAAAGCAAAAGCAACCCTAATTCGTGAGAAAACAGCACAGTATAAAGAGAAAAGCAAAGAACTTACCGAAGTTTTAAATACGGTATCGGAGGAGTTAACACAGGCACTATACAAATTGCCTAACGTACCTGCCGATAGCGTACCCGCTGGAAAATCAGAAGAGGACAATGAAGAAATAGCACGTTCTGGTGATATTCCTGAACTGCACGGCGAAGCTATGCCCCACTGGGAACTGGCTAAAAAATACGATATTATTGATTTTGAACTAGGCAATAAAGTAACAGGAGCAGGTTTCCCTGTATATAAAGGCAAAGGTGCTAGGTTACAGCGTGCCCTTATTAATTATTTTTTAGATAAAAATACCGAAGCAGGGTACAACGAGGTACAAGTACCCCATTTGGTAAACGAGGCATCGGGTTACGGTACAGGGCAATTACCCGATAAAGAGGGGCAAATGTACCATGTAGGGGTAGACGATTTATACCTTATCCCTACTGCCGAAGTACCTGTTACCAATATGTTCCGCGATGTAATTGTTGAGGAGAAAGAATTGCCAGTACAATGTACAGCCTACACACCATGTTTCCGTCGTGAGGCAGGTTCGTACGGTGCGCACGTTCGTGGGCTTAACCGTTTGCACCAATTTGATAAGGTAGAAATTGTACGTGTTGAAAAACCCGAAAATTCGTATGCTGCCCTAGATGGTATGGTTGATCATATAAAAATGCTACTAAAAGAGCTTGGTTTACCCTACAGGGTACTGCGCCTTTGTGGTGGCGACATGGGCTTTACCGCAGCATTAACCTACGATTTTGAGGTATTCTCTACCGCACAAGACCGTTGGTTGGAAATAAGCTCGGTGTCCAATTTCGAAACATTCCAAGCCAACAGGTTAAAACTACGCTACAGAGATAAAGAGGGTAAAAATCAACTAGCGCATACCCTAAACGGAAGCTCGTTAGCCTTACCAAGGGTCCTAGCCGGACTGCTAGAAAACTACCAAACACCCGAAGGTATAGTAATACCCGAAGTTTTACGCCCTTATACTGGGTTTGACATGATAAATTAG